In Cystobacter ferrugineus, the following proteins share a genomic window:
- a CDS encoding cytochrome P450 yields the protein MSAFSGQRLDKIPAHVPPELVYEYDIARDARMLEDPHARMHSLIREAPPIFFSPCNGGQWLVTGKKAVVDITTNPALFSNSNPGGQKEATAGLSLLPISVDPPQHSMYRAPLNQMLSAKSVAGLETAIRAMTNELIDKVLAAGRCDFLPDIAEPLPVTLFLKLAGMPTNRLAEFRELALQAASATVDPETRAGTFKRIAGILAETIQARQEKREDDLVSRLLDANLDGRNPTFQEMMGYSILLFLGGLDTVVNALCFGVRHLARDQELQAKLRADPSLLPGAIEELLRLYGVASLPRRVTRDEVFHGVQFKQGDALLLLLPAANYDDAAFPNPEQFTLGRTEQHMTFNTGPHRCVGLNLARLEMKVFYQEWLKRVPPFRLDPEKKPRFAGGFTLALTSLPLVWGE from the coding sequence ATGAGTGCCTTTAGCGGACAGAGGTTGGACAAGATTCCCGCGCACGTCCCGCCGGAGCTGGTCTACGAATACGACATCGCCAGGGATGCGCGGATGCTCGAGGATCCGCACGCCCGGATGCACTCGCTCATCCGCGAGGCCCCGCCCATCTTCTTCTCCCCGTGCAATGGGGGGCAGTGGCTGGTGACCGGGAAGAAGGCCGTCGTGGACATCACGACGAACCCGGCGCTCTTCAGCAACAGCAACCCGGGGGGACAAAAGGAAGCGACGGCGGGGTTGTCGCTGCTGCCCATCTCGGTGGATCCGCCGCAGCACTCGATGTACCGGGCGCCGCTCAACCAGATGCTGTCGGCCAAATCCGTGGCCGGGCTCGAGACGGCGATCCGGGCCATGACGAACGAGCTCATCGACAAGGTGCTCGCCGCGGGACGCTGCGACTTCCTCCCGGACATCGCCGAGCCGCTGCCCGTCACGTTGTTCCTGAAGCTGGCCGGCATGCCGACCAACCGCCTGGCCGAGTTCCGTGAGCTGGCCTTGCAGGCGGCGTCCGCCACGGTGGATCCCGAGACCCGCGCGGGGACCTTCAAACGCATCGCGGGAATCCTGGCGGAGACCATCCAGGCCCGGCAGGAGAAGCGCGAGGATGACCTGGTCAGCCGGCTGCTCGACGCGAACCTCGACGGCCGCAACCCCACGTTCCAGGAGATGATGGGCTACAGCATCCTGCTGTTCCTCGGGGGGCTGGACACCGTGGTGAATGCCCTGTGCTTCGGCGTCCGGCACCTGGCGCGCGATCAGGAGTTGCAGGCGAAGCTCCGGGCCGACCCCAGCCTCCTGCCCGGCGCCATCGAGGAGCTGCTGCGGCTCTATGGCGTCGCGTCCCTGCCCCGGCGGGTGACGCGCGACGAGGTCTTCCATGGCGTCCAGTTCAAGCAGGGTGACGCGTTGTTGTTGCTCCTGCCCGCGGCCAACTACGACGACGCGGCGTTCCCCAACCCCGAGCAGTTCACCCTGGGCCGCACGGAGCAGCACATGACGTTCAACACGGGTCCGCACCGGTGCGTCGGGCTGAACCTGGCCCGCCTGGAGATGAAGGTGTTCTACCAGGAGTGGTTGAAGCGCGTGCCGCCGTTCCGGCTGGACCCCGAGAAGAAGCCCCGGTTCGCGGGTGGCTTCACCCTGGCGCTCACCAGCCTGCCGCTCGTCTGGGGCGAGTAA
- the coaBC gene encoding bifunctional phosphopantothenoylcysteine decarboxylase/phosphopantothenate--cysteine ligase CoaBC, which produces MNASALQGRRVIVGVGGGIAAYKACELVRELGRAGAQVRVAMTEAAQQFVTPLTFQALSGHPVLTDYFDPSQEGNFGHLDLARWADLYVVAPATADLMARIRAGLGGDAVTTSLLAFRGPVLIAPAMNVAMWDNERTQENLAALRASPRFHFVGPGAGMLACGDVGAGRLADVGDIVAAAKGLFAPGPLAGRRVLLTAGPTREYLDPVRFISNPSTGKMGLAVAQAARSLGAHVTVVLGPVGTVERAGLDVVDVVGAEDMAREVLARVEDVDLFIASAAVSDWKPQTRAAHKVKKTEGPETLTLVRTPDVLAEASRRVAGRERRPALVGFAAETQRVVEYAREKLQRKGLDAIVANDVTAPGAGFGVDTNQVTVLTRDGGEHALSGTKREVARALLDLVRGYLPAQPQ; this is translated from the coding sequence ATGAACGCGTCGGCATTGCAGGGGCGCCGGGTGATCGTCGGAGTGGGCGGCGGCATCGCGGCTTACAAGGCGTGCGAGCTGGTGCGCGAGCTGGGTCGCGCCGGGGCCCAGGTGCGCGTGGCCATGACGGAGGCGGCCCAGCAGTTCGTCACGCCGCTCACCTTCCAGGCGCTCAGCGGCCACCCGGTGCTCACGGACTATTTCGATCCCTCGCAGGAGGGCAACTTCGGGCACCTGGACCTGGCGCGCTGGGCGGACCTGTACGTGGTGGCCCCGGCGACGGCGGACCTGATGGCGCGCATCCGCGCGGGACTCGGCGGCGACGCGGTGACCACGTCGCTGCTCGCCTTCCGGGGACCGGTGCTGATCGCGCCGGCGATGAACGTGGCCATGTGGGACAACGAGCGGACCCAGGAGAACCTCGCCGCGCTGCGCGCCTCGCCCCGCTTCCACTTCGTGGGGCCAGGGGCGGGAATGCTCGCGTGCGGAGACGTGGGCGCGGGCCGGCTCGCGGACGTGGGCGACATCGTCGCGGCGGCCAAGGGCCTCTTCGCTCCGGGGCCGCTCGCGGGCCGGCGGGTGCTCCTCACCGCGGGGCCCACGCGCGAGTACCTGGATCCGGTGCGCTTCATCTCCAACCCCTCGACGGGGAAGATGGGGCTGGCGGTGGCGCAGGCGGCGCGCAGCCTCGGGGCGCACGTCACGGTGGTGCTCGGTCCGGTGGGAACGGTGGAGCGGGCGGGCCTGGACGTCGTGGACGTGGTGGGCGCGGAGGACATGGCGCGCGAGGTGCTCGCCCGGGTGGAGGACGTGGACCTCTTCATCGCGTCCGCGGCGGTGAGCGACTGGAAGCCCCAGACGCGCGCGGCGCACAAGGTGAAGAAGACCGAGGGGCCGGAGACGCTGACGCTGGTGCGCACGCCGGACGTGCTCGCCGAGGCCTCGCGGCGGGTGGCGGGGCGCGAGCGCAGGCCCGCGCTGGTGGGCTTCGCGGCGGAGACGCAGCGGGTGGTGGAGTACGCGCGCGAGAAGCTCCAGCGCAAGGGGCTGGACGCCATCGTGGCCAATGACGTCACCGCCCCGGGCGCGGGCTTCGGCGTGGACACCAACCAGGTGACGGTGCTCACCCGGGACGGGGGCGAGCACGCGCTGTCCGGCACCAAGCGCGAGGTGGCTCGCGCCCTGCTGGACCTGGTGCGGGGCTACCTCCCCGCGCAACCTCAGTAG
- a CDS encoding adenylate/guanylate cyclase domain-containing protein, producing the protein MRPPFSRVHALRLRNRWKFILLVTALATAGAALCQRHGWLRIHDAELAAYDQGLTFFTRGHARSRDVLIVGIDDRTLQGIRDNARYVRNYGVYPYSRNLWARVFEHLMDEGARAIVFDGVMDERGTDESNDLALVQVLEERGIPLSLGFSVNAGQPPLPRVEPVNRFPRSPAREGPSPSLPVADLAADPFAEPQEPPPLAPEDVARALALPVEHPGLVLPALVQKPGGTGPRLPLHPVPPLPMLVPTVPGFGLVMMEEDADGKLRRTRFAYSDEANTYATLPLAAAADLLGAERVELTPGRLRLGARELPINLDGTAELDFGGPWQERFQAISVYAVLEDWARRREHRERGTPFVPVLPEGTFRDKVIVVGGLSVGTSDVKATPFQSEAPGLVKQAVVLDALLSGGFITQAPFALSLLLTCAVALLSVALLTLARSPLLEIAWPPALYFGFFLFTGVFLEHGRVHVLSAMPIYAGVFASLASVAFNHMFANRERERLRQAFNRFLDKTLVDQLVEQQRLPSLEGETREITAFFSDIRGFSTFSERFKDDPRALVALLNRYLTRVSSVLMAHGACLDKYIGDAVVCLFGAPLDMPDHAVRACHAALAVRDEVDALRAELRAEGLPDVYTRMGLNSAEMFVGNFGSEHLLDYTAIGDGMNLAARLEGANKAYDTVILIGPRTYALAREHIEARELDRVRVAGKAEVVTLYELLARKGALSAVRRATVERYAEALALYRAACFELAVRVLEAALAADPEDGPSRALLARCSHHVSHPPAMPFEGVTNLEK; encoded by the coding sequence ATGCGCCCGCCCTTCTCACGCGTCCATGCCCTGCGGCTGCGCAACCGCTGGAAGTTCATCCTGCTGGTGACGGCGCTCGCCACCGCGGGCGCGGCGCTCTGCCAACGCCACGGCTGGCTGCGGATTCATGACGCCGAGCTCGCCGCCTATGATCAGGGGCTCACCTTCTTCACCCGTGGTCATGCGCGCTCGCGGGACGTGCTCATCGTCGGCATCGATGATCGGACGCTGCAGGGCATCCGCGACAACGCGCGCTACGTGCGCAACTACGGCGTCTACCCGTACTCGCGCAACCTGTGGGCCCGCGTCTTCGAGCACCTCATGGACGAGGGTGCCCGCGCCATCGTCTTCGACGGAGTGATGGACGAGCGGGGCACCGACGAGAGCAATGACCTGGCGCTGGTCCAGGTCCTGGAGGAGCGCGGCATTCCGCTCTCCCTGGGCTTCAGCGTCAACGCGGGCCAGCCGCCCCTGCCCCGGGTGGAGCCCGTCAACCGCTTCCCCCGGTCCCCCGCCCGCGAGGGCCCGTCTCCCTCACTCCCCGTGGCCGATCTGGCCGCGGATCCCTTCGCCGAGCCGCAGGAGCCTCCACCGCTCGCCCCCGAGGACGTGGCGCGGGCGCTCGCGCTTCCCGTGGAGCATCCCGGCCTCGTGCTGCCCGCGCTGGTCCAGAAGCCGGGCGGCACCGGCCCCCGACTCCCCCTGCACCCCGTGCCGCCCCTGCCCATGCTGGTGCCCACCGTGCCGGGCTTCGGGCTCGTGATGATGGAGGAGGACGCGGATGGGAAGCTGCGCCGCACGCGCTTCGCGTACTCGGATGAGGCGAACACGTACGCCACGCTGCCGCTGGCCGCTGCGGCGGATCTCCTCGGCGCCGAGCGGGTGGAACTCACTCCGGGCCGGTTGCGCCTCGGTGCCCGGGAGCTGCCCATCAACCTGGACGGCACGGCGGAGCTGGACTTCGGCGGCCCGTGGCAGGAGCGTTTCCAGGCGATCAGCGTCTACGCGGTGCTGGAGGACTGGGCTCGCCGCCGGGAGCATCGCGAGCGGGGCACGCCCTTCGTCCCCGTGCTCCCCGAGGGCACGTTCCGCGACAAGGTGATCGTCGTGGGCGGCCTGTCGGTGGGCACCAGCGACGTGAAGGCCACCCCCTTCCAGAGCGAGGCGCCCGGGCTCGTCAAGCAGGCGGTGGTGCTCGATGCGCTGCTGTCCGGGGGCTTCATCACCCAGGCGCCCTTCGCGCTGTCGCTGCTGCTCACCTGCGCCGTGGCGCTCCTGTCCGTGGCGCTGCTCACCCTCGCGCGCTCGCCCCTCTTGGAGATCGCCTGGCCACCGGCGCTCTACTTCGGCTTCTTCCTCTTCACCGGCGTGTTCCTCGAGCACGGACGGGTGCACGTGCTCAGCGCCATGCCCATCTACGCGGGCGTGTTCGCCTCGCTGGCGTCGGTGGCCTTCAACCACATGTTCGCCAACCGCGAGCGCGAGCGGCTGCGCCAGGCCTTCAACCGCTTCCTGGACAAGACGCTGGTGGATCAGCTCGTCGAGCAGCAGCGGCTGCCCTCGCTGGAAGGCGAGACGCGGGAGATCACCGCCTTCTTCTCCGACATCCGCGGCTTCTCCACCTTCAGCGAGCGCTTCAAGGACGATCCCCGGGCCCTGGTGGCGCTGCTCAACCGCTACCTCACCCGCGTGAGCTCGGTGCTCATGGCGCACGGGGCCTGCCTGGACAAGTACATTGGCGACGCGGTGGTGTGCCTCTTCGGCGCGCCCCTGGACATGCCCGACCACGCGGTGCGCGCCTGCCACGCGGCGCTCGCCGTGCGCGACGAGGTGGACGCCCTGCGCGCCGAGCTGCGCGCGGAAGGCCTGCCCGACGTCTACACCCGCATGGGCCTCAACTCCGCGGAGATGTTCGTGGGCAACTTCGGCAGCGAGCACCTGCTGGACTACACCGCCATCGGCGATGGGATGAACCTGGCCGCCCGGCTGGAGGGCGCCAACAAGGCGTACGACACGGTCATCCTCATCGGTCCGCGCACCTACGCCCTGGCGCGCGAGCACATCGAGGCGCGGGAGCTGGATCGGGTGCGGGTGGCGGGCAAGGCGGAGGTCGTCACCCTCTACGAGCTGCTCGCGCGCAAGGGCGCGCTGTCCGCGGTCCGGCGCGCCACCGTGGAACGCTACGCCGAGGCGCTCGCGCTCTACCGCGCCGCCTGTTTCGAGCTGGCGGTGCGCGTGCTGGAGGCGGCGCTCGCGGCGGATCCGGAGGACGGTCCCAGCCGGGCGCTCCTCGCGCGCTGCTCGCACCATGTGTCCCATCCCCCTGCCATGCCCTTCGAGGGCGTGACGAACCTGGAGAAGTGA
- a CDS encoding Stp1/IreP family PP2C-type Ser/Thr phosphatase, with protein MPLTTEAFGLTDVGRKRQHNEDAMLVDAPLGLFIVADGMGGHAAGEVASSRATEVVRQHMVSNRHLLKDLSTNTSQDARNAAQALMEVAIQRACADIFRMALSDPSKRGMGTTFVCLAVSGNKGVIGHVGDSRIYLVRHGQCHRLTEDHTLVAAQLKAGTITKEQAATSQYRNVITRAVGIQESVQVDTLIVDLFPGDLFLLCSDGLHGYLDDDEVLPLVQGSTPVDLPKRFVDLANERGGKDNITAVVVKVSGEGTLEAETSEAQSRMEALRKIPLFRHLTYKEQTAVLSIATTRTFPAGREIVVEGQPGEELFVVIRGRVVIEKSGVEIAELRPGGHFGEMGLIDNAPRSATVRAVEPTRTMVISRSDLMGLMKRESILAVKMLWSFVQVLSDRLRATNSELSEARQELAVAQAIQPFAEE; from the coding sequence GTGCCATTGACGACAGAGGCGTTCGGCCTGACGGATGTGGGCCGGAAGCGGCAGCACAATGAAGATGCGATGCTCGTGGACGCCCCGCTTGGCCTGTTCATCGTGGCCGATGGCATGGGCGGCCACGCGGCGGGCGAGGTGGCCAGCTCGCGCGCCACCGAGGTGGTGCGCCAGCACATGGTGTCCAACCGCCATCTGCTCAAGGACCTGAGCACCAACACGAGCCAGGACGCACGCAACGCGGCCCAGGCGCTGATGGAGGTGGCCATCCAGCGCGCGTGCGCGGACATCTTCCGCATGGCCCTGTCCGACCCCTCCAAGCGCGGCATGGGCACCACCTTCGTGTGCCTCGCGGTGAGCGGCAACAAGGGCGTCATCGGCCACGTGGGCGACTCGCGCATCTACCTGGTGCGCCATGGCCAGTGCCACCGGCTCACCGAGGATCACACCCTGGTGGCCGCCCAGCTCAAGGCCGGCACCATCACCAAGGAACAGGCCGCCACCTCCCAGTACCGCAACGTCATCACCCGCGCGGTGGGCATCCAGGAGTCCGTCCAGGTCGACACCCTCATCGTCGATCTCTTCCCGGGCGATCTCTTCCTGTTGTGCTCGGACGGCCTGCACGGCTACCTGGATGATGACGAGGTGTTGCCGCTCGTGCAGGGCTCCACCCCGGTGGACCTGCCCAAGCGCTTCGTGGATCTGGCCAACGAGCGCGGGGGCAAGGACAACATCACCGCCGTGGTGGTGAAGGTGTCCGGCGAGGGCACCCTGGAGGCGGAGACGAGCGAGGCGCAGAGCCGCATGGAGGCGCTGCGCAAGATTCCGCTCTTCCGTCACCTCACCTACAAGGAGCAGACGGCGGTGCTGTCCATCGCCACCACGCGCACCTTCCCCGCTGGCCGGGAGATCGTCGTGGAGGGCCAGCCGGGCGAGGAGCTCTTCGTCGTCATCCGCGGCCGGGTGGTCATCGAGAAGAGCGGGGTGGAGATCGCCGAGCTGCGCCCGGGTGGGCACTTCGGGGAGATGGGCCTCATCGACAACGCCCCCCGCTCGGCCACCGTGCGAGCGGTCGAGCCCACCCGCACCATGGTCATCTCCCGTTCGGACCTCATGGGGCTGATGAAGCGCGAGTCCATCCTGGCGGTGAAGATGCTCTGGAGCTTCGTGCAGGTGCTGTCGGATCGCCTGCGGGCCACCAACTCGGAGCTGAGCGAGGCCCGGCAGGAACTGGCGGTGGCCCAGGCCATCCAGCCCTTCGCCGAGGAATAG
- a CDS encoding SDR family oxidoreductase, producing MKKLEGKVSIVTGAASGLGRSIAQLFAAEGSRVVATDINPAGLESLAGEIRAAGGAVTPLRVDISQQGDLDKMFEVTLSTYGTLDILVNNAGVMDDFSPVGDVTDVMWERLMSINLTAPFRAMRSALRIMLEKKAGNIINIASVGGLQGARAGAAYTASKHAVIGLTKNTGFFYAKAGIRCNAIAPGGMMTNIAAGLDMSKVPAPVMERMGPGLALNVRNSHPDEVARVALFLASEESSFVNGTVVTADGGWSAY from the coding sequence ATGAAGAAACTAGAAGGCAAGGTCTCCATCGTCACGGGCGCGGCCTCGGGCCTGGGCCGCTCCATCGCCCAGCTCTTCGCCGCCGAAGGCAGCCGCGTGGTCGCCACCGACATCAACCCGGCGGGGCTCGAGTCCCTGGCCGGAGAAATCCGGGCCGCGGGCGGCGCCGTGACACCGCTGCGCGTGGACATCTCCCAGCAGGGCGACCTCGACAAGATGTTCGAGGTGACCCTGAGCACCTACGGCACCCTGGACATCCTGGTGAACAACGCGGGCGTCATGGATGACTTCAGCCCGGTGGGCGACGTGACGGACGTGATGTGGGAGCGCCTCATGAGCATCAACCTGACGGCGCCCTTCCGCGCCATGAGGAGCGCCCTGCGCATCATGCTCGAGAAGAAGGCGGGCAACATCATCAACATCGCGTCCGTGGGCGGCCTGCAGGGCGCGCGCGCCGGAGCGGCCTACACCGCGAGCAAGCACGCGGTGATTGGCCTCACCAAGAACACCGGGTTCTTCTACGCCAAGGCCGGCATCCGCTGTAACGCCATCGCCCCCGGAGGCATGATGACCAACATCGCCGCCGGCCTGGACATGAGCAAGGTGCCCGCGCCGGTGATGGAGCGGATGGGGCCCGGCCTGGCGCTCAATGTCCGCAACTCGCACCCGGACGAGGTGGCGCGGGTCGCCTTGTTCCTCGCCTCGGAGGAGTCGTCCTTCGTCAACGGCACGGTGGTGACGGCGGACGGAGGCTGGAGCGCCTACTGA
- a CDS encoding M48 family metalloprotease, which yields MRRHLMLVAICLPLCGFGSCTRFIQADQQARLRASEMRQECVALRERVITFEEERSFGDAVSAQWVSEGGGLTTRGDAEALHVQLNKIGRNLAAQSSRPHLPWVFGVLQSEGVNAVSGPGGYVFVSEGLLARLDNEAQLAGVLAHEIAHITGKHALNEYQDYLVGQCENSAQVEEGSAYQEATAQVVSSAGQRLGQGFQNLSQALPASTLREAFARAGSKVQGFDFDQSGREFIRAVTRGFIERMNRKGFRQEDEFAADLEAVELMATAGYAPDEYVSFLAKLPERGGLSTPHPAKTERQVRLLKHLEQLRQQNQASSDFETPVDLSATKVVPLRDELLNRRTPTATR from the coding sequence ATGCGCCGCCACCTGATGCTCGTCGCCATCTGTCTGCCGCTGTGCGGCTTTGGATCCTGCACCCGCTTCATCCAGGCGGACCAGCAGGCCAGACTCCGCGCGAGCGAGATGCGCCAGGAGTGCGTGGCCCTGCGCGAGCGGGTCATCACCTTCGAGGAGGAGCGCTCGTTCGGAGACGCGGTGAGCGCCCAGTGGGTGAGCGAGGGTGGGGGCCTGACCACCCGGGGTGATGCCGAGGCGCTGCACGTGCAGCTCAACAAGATTGGCCGGAACCTCGCGGCCCAATCCAGCCGGCCGCACCTGCCCTGGGTGTTCGGCGTGCTCCAGTCCGAGGGCGTCAACGCGGTGAGTGGTCCGGGTGGCTACGTCTTCGTGTCCGAGGGGCTGCTCGCGCGGCTGGACAACGAGGCCCAGCTCGCGGGCGTGCTGGCGCACGAGATCGCCCACATCACGGGCAAGCACGCCCTGAACGAGTACCAGGACTATCTGGTGGGCCAGTGCGAGAACTCGGCGCAGGTCGAGGAGGGGAGCGCGTACCAGGAGGCGACGGCGCAGGTGGTCTCCTCGGCCGGGCAGCGGTTGGGACAGGGGTTCCAGAACCTGTCCCAGGCGCTTCCGGCGAGTACCCTGCGAGAGGCCTTCGCGCGGGCGGGCAGCAAGGTCCAGGGTTTCGACTTCGACCAGTCGGGCCGGGAGTTCATCCGCGCCGTCACCCGGGGCTTCATCGAGCGCATGAACCGCAAGGGCTTCCGTCAGGAGGACGAGTTCGCCGCGGATCTCGAGGCGGTGGAGCTCATGGCGACGGCCGGCTACGCGCCCGACGAGTACGTGTCCTTCCTGGCGAAGCTGCCGGAGCGGGGAGGGCTGTCCACACCCCATCCGGCGAAGACGGAGCGGCAGGTCCGGCTGCTCAAGCACCTGGAGCAGTTGCGCCAACAGAACCAGGCCTCATCGGACTTCGAGACGCCCGTGGATCTGTCCGCCACGAAGGTGGTGCCCCTCCGGGATGAGCTGCTGAACCGGCGGACTCCCACCGCCACGCGCTGA
- a CDS encoding carboxypeptidase-like regulatory domain-containing protein, whose amino-acid sequence MRKWLVIGLAFAMLFVAVAVLWPRSGVPASTGGAAAPAVRALPEFETVEVSSGASEGLTLTGRVLDPSGRPVPDAEVSLAASAQKTLTSVRCDECGQALLACQARESGMHAWAFFEQARGFLQSRASTRTDAQGRFRFEHLAGVSFSVWARAGGFGAALRERAAPGEPVELYLSSTRSISGQVVDDAGRGMPGARVYAVSRKVPVPFDAVTGPDGSFTLSGLGEGPFYVVASAQGFLPSVEHQVEAGPRPVRLRLEPSRTLEVHVTHQGRPVEATVRLQADHLAREARAERGVVRFEDLYPDSLVVSAEAGALGAEPRTLTLSERLTRVTLELEEAGTLLVTVVDEAGQPVPSPTLVLRTSRGPLPIHTQKPQTGALVQFGPLAVGDYVLEGKAPGYQDAQLPARVKPGETTLELEMSRATLISGQVLDQYGRPAPNVSVLVQPTGDAVLADEEGHFSAPVPTPGLYELHAHHSEWGGGQVKATAPAEGVKLELEPRASLEVTVTSEGRRVEGADVMLWVESEGIFRSDSTSGSDGMVPMRGLPAGTYALVATHPDYLPSPRQNVVVADGETQRVTVSLEPGAVLRGEVVDTQGAPIAGATVSVLPRASEAVTTDAQGQFEMRALNPGRPYLVEARHSAYDQRERVQGSAGGEPVRVVMKARSLFRGRVVAEDGEPVRHFQLEDHEVTSADGRFEVALSVVEERVIVSLEAPGFVPLTVDKPAQPNDLGDLVLQRAAQVTGRVLDEGGGPVADAVVGCDACDDSVMTGPDGGFTLASPSFVRKFNVSARKGRLSASAPFSAEERRPLELVLKRATRLSGTVYQANGTPAAGIQVEAINTERSEPLSIVTGPDGRYSVDVAPGTYRFMMGSGREFSGQTVLLIQVGEGEQQLNLGPAPGTHALTVVLQPGRARVLWVVAGDMRGVTRPQQELARVAYGQVMFQPTGERVLLQGLAPGRYTVIWASLHTEEEPPVVRTVDLPSSAEVVLTP is encoded by the coding sequence ATGCGCAAATGGCTCGTCATAGGTCTGGCCTTCGCCATGCTGTTCGTGGCGGTGGCGGTGTTGTGGCCCCGCTCCGGCGTCCCGGCGTCCACCGGGGGCGCGGCGGCTCCCGCGGTCCGCGCGCTGCCCGAGTTCGAAACGGTGGAGGTGTCCTCCGGTGCGTCCGAGGGGCTCACCCTCACCGGGCGGGTGTTGGATCCCTCCGGCCGGCCCGTACCGGACGCGGAGGTGTCGCTCGCCGCGAGCGCGCAGAAGACGCTCACCTCGGTGCGCTGTGACGAGTGTGGACAGGCGCTGCTGGCCTGTCAGGCGCGCGAGAGCGGGATGCACGCGTGGGCCTTCTTCGAGCAGGCCCGGGGATTCCTCCAGTCCAGGGCCAGCACGCGCACGGACGCGCAGGGCCGCTTCCGCTTCGAGCACCTCGCCGGAGTGTCCTTCTCCGTGTGGGCCCGGGCCGGGGGCTTCGGTGCCGCCCTGCGTGAGCGCGCGGCCCCGGGGGAGCCGGTGGAGCTGTACCTGTCCTCGACCCGGAGCATCAGCGGGCAGGTGGTGGACGACGCGGGCCGGGGCATGCCGGGCGCGCGGGTGTACGCGGTGTCGCGCAAGGTGCCCGTGCCGTTCGATGCCGTGACGGGTCCGGATGGCTCCTTCACCCTGTCGGGGCTCGGCGAGGGGCCCTTCTATGTCGTGGCCTCGGCCCAGGGCTTCCTGCCCTCGGTGGAACACCAGGTGGAGGCGGGCCCGCGCCCCGTGCGGTTGCGCCTGGAGCCCTCGCGCACCCTGGAGGTGCACGTCACCCATCAGGGCCGGCCCGTGGAGGCCACGGTGCGGCTGCAGGCGGATCACCTCGCCCGCGAGGCGCGCGCCGAGCGCGGCGTGGTGCGCTTCGAGGACCTGTACCCGGACTCGCTCGTGGTGTCCGCCGAGGCGGGGGCGCTCGGAGCCGAGCCGCGTACCCTGACGCTCAGCGAGCGCCTCACGCGGGTGACGCTCGAACTGGAGGAGGCCGGCACGCTGCTCGTCACCGTGGTGGACGAGGCCGGGCAGCCGGTGCCCTCGCCGACCCTGGTGTTGCGCACTTCCCGCGGCCCCCTGCCCATCCACACGCAGAAGCCCCAGACGGGCGCGCTGGTGCAGTTCGGCCCCCTGGCCGTGGGGGACTACGTGCTGGAGGGCAAGGCCCCGGGCTACCAGGACGCGCAGCTCCCCGCCCGCGTCAAGCCGGGCGAGACGACGCTGGAGCTGGAGATGTCGCGCGCCACGCTCATCTCCGGCCAGGTGTTGGATCAGTACGGCCGGCCCGCGCCCAACGTGTCGGTGCTGGTGCAGCCCACCGGGGACGCGGTGCTGGCGGACGAGGAGGGCCACTTCTCGGCGCCCGTGCCCACGCCGGGCCTCTACGAGCTGCACGCGCACCACTCCGAGTGGGGCGGCGGCCAGGTGAAGGCGACGGCTCCGGCGGAGGGCGTGAAGCTGGAGCTGGAGCCGCGGGCGTCGCTGGAGGTGACGGTGACGTCCGAGGGGCGCCGGGTGGAGGGCGCGGACGTGATGTTGTGGGTGGAGAGCGAGGGCATCTTCCGCAGTGACTCCACCTCGGGCTCCGATGGCATGGTGCCCATGCGCGGCCTGCCCGCGGGTACCTACGCGCTGGTGGCCACGCACCCGGACTACCTGCCCTCGCCCCGGCAGAACGTGGTGGTGGCGGACGGGGAGACACAGCGCGTGACGGTGTCGCTCGAGCCCGGGGCGGTGCTGCGCGGCGAGGTGGTGGACACCCAGGGCGCTCCCATCGCGGGCGCGACGGTGTCGGTGCTGCCCCGCGCGTCCGAGGCGGTGACGACCGATGCCCAGGGCCAGTTCGAGATGCGTGCCCTCAACCCCGGACGCCCCTACCTCGTGGAGGCACGGCACTCGGCGTACGACCAGCGCGAGCGCGTGCAGGGCTCGGCCGGGGGCGAGCCGGTGCGGGTGGTGATGAAGGCGCGCTCCCTGTTCCGCGGCCGCGTGGTGGCCGAGGACGGCGAGCCCGTGCGCCACTTCCAACTGGAAGATCACGAGGTGACGAGCGCGGACGGACGCTTCGAGGTGGCGCTGTCCGTCGTGGAGGAGCGCGTCATCGTGTCCCTGGAGGCGCCGGGCTTCGTGCCGCTGACGGTGGACAAGCCGGCGCAGCCCAATGATCTGGGCGATCTGGTGCTGCAGCGAGCGGCCCAGGTGACGGGCCGGGTGCTCGATGAGGGCGGAGGGCCCGTGGCGGACGCGGTGGTGGGGTGTGACGCGTGCGATGACTCGGTGATGACGGGGCCGGATGGCGGCTTCACCCTGGCCAGTCCCTCCTTCGTGAGGAAGTTCAACGTCTCCGCGCGCAAGGGGCGCTTGAGCGCCTCGGCGCCGTTCTCGGCCGAGGAGCGCCGCCCACTGGAGCTGGTGCTCAAGCGCGCCACGCGGCTGTCCGGCACGGTGTACCAGGCCAACGGCACGCCCGCCGCGGGCATCCAGGTGGAGGCCATCAACACGGAGCGCTCGGAGCCGCTGAGCATCGTCACCGGGCCGGACGGGCGCTACTCCGTGGACGTGGCTCCGGGCACCTACCGCTTCATGATGGGCTCGGGGCGCGAGTTCTCCGGCCAGACCGTGTTGCTCATCCAGGTGGGGGAGGGGGAGCAGCAGCTCAATCTCGGGCCCGCGCCCGGCACGCACGCGTTGACGGTGGTGTTGCAGCCCGGACGGGCCCGGGTGCTCTGGGTCGTCGCCGGGGACATGCGCGGGGTGACCCGTCCCCAGCAGGAACTGGCCCGGGTGGCCTACGGACAGGTCATGTTCCAGCCGACGGGCGAGCGCGTCCTCCTGCAGGGCCTCGCCCCGGGGCGCTACACCGTCATCTGGGCGAGCCTGCACACCGAAGAGGAGCCCCCCGTGGTGCGCACGGTGGATCTGCCCTCCTCGGCGGAGGTTGTCCTCACTCCCTGA